The DNA sequence GTCGAGCAGCGCGACGACCCCGAGCTCCGCGGCCGCCCCGTGCTCGTCGGCGGGGATGCACGCCGCGGCGTCGTGACCTCGGCCTCGTACGAAGCCCGGCCCTTCGGCATCCGCTCGGCGATGCCGATGGCCGAGGCGGTCGCTCGCTGTCCGCACGCCGTCGTCGTCCGTGGCCGGATGGACCGGTACGTCGCGGTCGGTCACGAGCTGCGGGCGATCTTCCACCGCTTCACGCCGCTCGTCGAGCCGCTCTCGCTCGACGAGGCCTTCCTCGACGTGACCGCGAGCGTCCGGCTCTTCGGGCCGGCTGCGGACATCGCTCGCCAGATCAAGACCGCCATCCGGGCCGAGACCGCGCTCACGGCGAGCGCGGGCGTGGCGCCGAGCAAGTTCGTCGCCAAGATCGCGAGCGACGTCTCGAAGCCGGACGGGCTCCTCGTCGTCGCGCCCGAGGACGTGCGCGACTTCCTCGCGCCGCTGCCGGTGCGCCACGTGTGGGGCGTCGGCCGCGTGACCGAGGCCGCCCTCCACCGCCTCGGCCTGCGGACGATCGGCGACCTCGCCGCGGCCGACCCGCGCCTCCTGGCGCGTCACTTCCGCGGCGGCGCCGCCGAGCTCGTCGCGCTCGCGCGCGGGATCGACGACCGCCCCGTGCGGCCCGACCGCGAGCCCAAGTCGATCGGCGAGGAGGAGACGTTCGCCCGCGACCTCGCCCGGGCGGAGGTGGCGCCCCACCTCCTCGTGCAGGCGGAGAACGTCGCCCGGCGGCTCCGGGCCCGCGGTCTCCAGGCGCGCACCGTGGCGCTCAAGGTGAAGCTCGCCGCCCGCGCGCGCGCCGGCCGCTTCCCGACGCTGACCCGCCGTTACACGCTCGCCGAGCCGACGGCCGACGAGTCCGTGCTGTTCGCCGTCGCCCGCAAGCTGCTCGAGCACGTGGACCTTGGCGGCCGTCGCGTGCGGCTCGCAGGGCTGGCTGCGGCGAACCTCGTCCCGGCGGCGCCCGAGCAGCTCGCGCTGTTCGCCGCCGCGCGCGAGTCGGCCACACGGCGCGCCGCGGCCGCACGCGCGGTCGACGAGCTCGCGCGGCGCTTCGGCGCGGACGTGGTGCGGCGTCGGCTGCCGCGCGAGGGATGAGGCCGGGTACCCGGAGGTCATTCGTGCGGACGCCTCCCTTCGCGCTATAAGAGCTGCGTGGACCCCGAGCTCGACCGGAGCCTGCAGCGTTTTCGCCAGGCGCTCGAGGAGCGGTTCGGAGACGACCTCATCACCCTGGCTGTCTTCGGCTCCCGGGTACGAGGGGAGGCGAGGCCGGAGAGCGATCTGGACATCCTGCTGGTGATCCGGGGCCTCCCGCGCCAGCGCTTTGCGCGGCGGCGGCTGGTGAGCCCGCTCGCCCATGCGGTGGGCGACTCGTTCGCGGAGACGGTCTCGACGATCCCGCTCACGCCGGAGGAAGCGAGCCGCGTCAAGCCCTTCTACCTCGGCATGCTCGACGGCCACCGCCTCCTGGTCGATCGCGGCGGATTCTTTCGCGGTGTTCTCGACCGGCTCGAGCGGCGGCTCGAGGAGCTCGGCGCGCGCCGCCTCGTCGATGAGCTCGGCAATGCGTACTGGGACCTGAAGCCGGATTACGTCCTCGGTGAGGACATCGTGCTGTGACGACGCGCAAGATCGCGCGCGACTATCTCGGCAAGGTGGAAGCCCGCCTCGATGCCCTCCGGCTCTTCCTCGGACGCGGCCGGTACGACGACGTCGTGCGGGAGGCACACGAGGCAATCGAGCTGCTGCTCAAGGGTGCCCTGCACTTCGTGGGCATCCTCTTCGAGCGTTCGGAGGCCGAGGAAGCCATCCGCGCCGTGGAGCGTCTGCTCGGCCTCTACCGAGTCCTGCTCGACACCGCGAAGGACTGAATGCCTCGCGTCGTCGTCGCACCCGATGCGGCCACCCGGCTCGCCGTCGCCGCCGAGTGGCTCGCGGCGCAGCCGCTCGATGCCGAGGTCCTGGTCGTCGGGCCCACGTGGGAGGCGTGCGACGACCTCGTCCGGAGCGCGGTCGTCCAGGCGCGCGCGCGTTTCGGCACCGTCCGGCTGACCCTCGATCGGCTGGCGGCACGCCTCGCCACCCCGGTCCTCGCCGCCGACGGTCGCGTACCCGCGGGCGGGCTCTCGGTCACCGCCGTCGCAGCGCGGGCCGTCCATCTGCTCCGCGCCGAGGACGCGCTCCGCTACTTCGCCCCGGTCGCGGGACGGCCCGGCTTCCCGGCGGCGGTCGCCCGGACGCTCGAGGAGCTCCGCATGAACGATGTCGGCCCGGCGGCGCTCCGCCGCCTCGGTGCGAGCGGAGCCGATCTCGCCGCCCTCGCCGAGCGCGTCCAGCGCGAGCTCGCCGCAGCGCGGCTCGCGGACCGGGCGCTCGTCTTCGAGGCCGCCCGCGGCGCCCTGCCGGACGCGCGGCTCCCGGCCGCCATGCTCTTCCTCGACGTACCGCTCGCCAGCGTCCGGGAGAGGGAGCTCGTCGCGGCCCTCGCGCGCCGCGCGCCGGAGGTCCTCGCCACGGCGCCGCGGGGCGACGCGCGCACGATCGCGCAGCTCGAGGCCGCTCTCGGCTGCGCGGCCGAGGCGGCCCGCCCCCGGCGGCGCAGCGGCTCGCTCGGCGCGCTGCAGGAGCATCTCTTCGAGGACTCGACGCCGCCGCGAGCGGGGCTCGACGAGACCGTCACCCTGCGCTCCTGGCCGGGCGAGGCGCGGGAAGCGGTGGAGATCGCGCGCGCCGTGCAGGCGGCCGCCGCCCGCGGCGTCCCCTTCGACCGGATGGCGGTCCTCCTCCGCTCGCCCACCGACTACCGCGAGCATCTGGAGGAGGCCTTCCGGCGGGCGGCCATCCCGGCGTTCTTCGCGCGCGGCACGAGGCGGCCCGATCCCGGCGGGCGCGCGCTCCTGGCGCTCCTCGCCTGCGCGGCCGAGAAGCTCTCGGCGCGGCGCTTCGCCGAGTACCTCTCGCTCGCGCAGGTCCCCGATCCCGACCGGCCGGCGGACCCCGAGCCGCGCTGGGTCCCGCCCGAGCCCGACCTGCTGCCGACCGCGCCGGCAACCGAGCCCCTCGACGATCAGCTCCCGCCCGATCCCGACTCGGCCGCGGTGGTCGCCGGCAGCCTGCGCGCGCCGTGGCGCTGGGAGCGCCTCCTCGTCGACTCGTCGGTGATCGGCGGCAAGGAGCGCTGGGCGCGCAGGCTGGCCGGGCTCGAGCGCGAGCTTGCGCTCCGCCGGGCGGCGATCGCCGGCGAGGACGAGCTGCGCGCCGCCGCGCTCGACCGCCAGCTCGCCGACCTCGCGCACCTTCGCGACTTCGCACTGCCGCTCATCGACCGGCTCGCCGCGCTGCCCGCGCAGGCGACGTGGGGCGAGTGGCTGGGCCAGCTCCGCGCGCTCGCCACGGCCGCGCTCCGGAGCCCGGACGCCGTCCTCGCCGCCCTCGCCGAGCTCGAGCCGATGGCGCCGGTCGGCCCCGTCGACCTCGACGAGGTGCAGCTCGTCCTCGGCCCGCGGCTCCGCGAGCTGACCGTGCCGCCTCCTCGCCGCCGCTACGGCGCGGTGCTGATCACCGCGGCGGAGGCTGCCCGCGGTCTCGCCTTCGACGTGGTCTTCGTCCCCGGCCTCGCCGAGAAGCTCTTCCCGCGGAAGATCGTGGAGGATCCCATCCTCCTCGACGGCGAGCGCGAGACGCTCGGCGTCCCCGCGCTCACCACCCGCCACGCGCGTGGCGCGGCCGAGCGCCTCGCGCTCCGCCTCGCGATCGGCGCGGCGCGCGAACGGGTCCTTCTCTCCTATCCGCGGATCGACGTGGAGCAGGCGCGGCCGCGCGTGCCGTCCTTCTACGGCCTCGAGGCGCTGCGCGCCGCCGAGGGCGCGCTTCCCGGGTTCGAGGAGCTCGGGCTCCGCGCCGAGCCCGAGTCGGGCGGGCGCCTCGGCTGGCCTGCGCCGAAGGAGCCGGAGAACGCGATCGACGAGGCGGAGTACGACCTGGCCCTGCTGGCGCCGCTCCTGACCGCCGATCCGGAGACGACGGCGGGCACGGCGAGCTACCTGCTGACGGCCAACCCCCACCTCGCCCGGGCGCTGCGCGCGCGCGCCCGGCGCTGGCTCCGCCGCTGGACGCCTGCCGACGGGCTCGTCGATCCCGACCCGCTCGCTCGCGAGGCGCTCGCACGCCATCAGCTGGGCGCGCGCTCCTTCTCGCCCACGGGGCTCCAGCACTTCGCCCTCTGCCCGTACCGCTTCCTCCTCCAAGCGATCCATCGCCTCGAGCCGCGCGAGGAGCCGGCAGCGATCGAGGTCCTGGACCCCCTCACGCGTGGCGCGCTCTTTCACGACGTGCAGTTCGAGGTGCTGAGCGAGCTGCGTGCGGCGGGCCTCCTTCCCTACCGGCCCGCCGACCTCGAGCGGACGCTCGCGACGCTCGACGTGGTGCTCGAGCGGGTGGCGGCGCGCTATGCCGAGGATCTCTCGCCCGCCATCCCGAGGGTGTGGCAGGACGGCATCGAGACGATCCGCTGCGACCTCCGCGAGTGGCTCCGGCGTGCGGCCAGCGCCGGCGACGGCTGGGTGCCGCACAAGTTCGAGCTGTCCTTCGGCCTCGCCGACCGCGACCGGCCGAACGCGGACCCGGCCAGCGTCGGCGACCCGGTCAGGGTACTCGGCGATTTGACCCTCCGCGGCTCGATCGACCTGGTCGAGCGGCACGCACGCGGCGCCGTCCGTGCGACCGACCACAAGACCGGCAAGGCGCGCGCGGCCGACGGGGTG is a window from the Deltaproteobacteria bacterium genome containing:
- the dinB gene encoding DNA polymerase IV — its product is MRDIIHVDMDAFYASVEQRDDPELRGRPVLVGGDARRGVVTSASYEARPFGIRSAMPMAEAVARCPHAVVVRGRMDRYVAVGHELRAIFHRFTPLVEPLSLDEAFLDVTASVRLFGPAADIARQIKTAIRAETALTASAGVAPSKFVAKIASDVSKPDGLLVVAPEDVRDFLAPLPVRHVWGVGRVTEAALHRLGLRTIGDLAAADPRLLARHFRGGAAELVALARGIDDRPVRPDREPKSIGEEETFARDLARAEVAPHLLVQAENVARRLRARGLQARTVALKVKLAARARAGRFPTLTRRYTLAEPTADESVLFAVARKLLEHVDLGGRRVRLAGLAAANLVPAAPEQLALFAAARESATRRAAAARAVDELARRFGADVVRRRLPREG
- a CDS encoding nucleotidyltransferase domain-containing protein; translated protein: MDPELDRSLQRFRQALEERFGDDLITLAVFGSRVRGEARPESDLDILLVIRGLPRQRFARRRLVSPLAHAVGDSFAETVSTIPLTPEEASRVKPFYLGMLDGHRLLVDRGGFFRGVLDRLERRLEELGARRLVDELGNAYWDLKPDYVLGEDIVL
- a CDS encoding HEPN domain-containing protein, which produces MTTRKIARDYLGKVEARLDALRLFLGRGRYDDVVREAHEAIELLLKGALHFVGILFERSEAEEAIRAVERLLGLYRVLLDTAKD
- a CDS encoding PD-(D/E)XK nuclease family protein, producing the protein MPRVVVAPDAATRLAVAAEWLAAQPLDAEVLVVGPTWEACDDLVRSAVVQARARFGTVRLTLDRLAARLATPVLAADGRVPAGGLSVTAVAARAVHLLRAEDALRYFAPVAGRPGFPAAVARTLEELRMNDVGPAALRRLGASGADLAALAERVQRELAAARLADRALVFEAARGALPDARLPAAMLFLDVPLASVRERELVAALARRAPEVLATAPRGDARTIAQLEAALGCAAEAARPRRRSGSLGALQEHLFEDSTPPRAGLDETVTLRSWPGEAREAVEIARAVQAAAARGVPFDRMAVLLRSPTDYREHLEEAFRRAAIPAFFARGTRRPDPGGRALLALLACAAEKLSARRFAEYLSLAQVPDPDRPADPEPRWVPPEPDLLPTAPATEPLDDQLPPDPDSAAVVAGSLRAPWRWERLLVDSSVIGGKERWARRLAGLERELALRRAAIAGEDELRAAALDRQLADLAHLRDFALPLIDRLAALPAQATWGEWLGQLRALATAALRSPDAVLAALAELEPMAPVGPVDLDEVQLVLGPRLRELTVPPPRRRYGAVLITAAEAARGLAFDVVFVPGLAEKLFPRKIVEDPILLDGERETLGVPALTTRHARGAAERLALRLAIGAARERVLLSYPRIDVEQARPRVPSFYGLEALRAAEGALPGFEELGLRAEPESGGRLGWPAPKEPENAIDEAEYDLALLAPLLTADPETTAGTASYLLTANPHLARALRARARRWLRRWTPADGLVDPDPLAREALARHQLGARSFSPTGLQHFALCPYRFLLQAIHRLEPREEPAAIEVLDPLTRGALFHDVQFEVLSELRAAGLLPYRPADLERTLATLDVVLERVAARYAEDLSPAIPRVWQDGIETIRCDLREWLRRAASAGDGWVPHKFELSFGLADRDRPNADPASVGDPVRVLGDLTLRGSIDLVERHARGAVRATDHKTGKARAADGVVIGGGQVLQPVLYALALEQLLPEPVEGGRLYYCTADGGFQERVVPLDAESRASAGTVADIVGRALADGFLPAAPVAGACRWCDYRPVCGPHEEARVARKPPERLAELARLRALR